The genomic region TGGGAAGTTTACTACGTTACCTGCAACCACACAAATAGCCATTGCTTCTCCAATTGCTCTACCAACACCTAATACGATAGCCGAAGCAATCCCTGTTTTAGCAGTTGGTAAGACAACTTTAAATATTGTTTGCATTTTACTAGCACCTAATGCATAAGAGCTTTTACGGAAATCATCCGGTACTGCTTGTAATGCTGTTTCTGTTATATTGATCAAAGTGGGTAAAATCATGATAGCTAAAACAATAACGGCAGATAATAAGTTGGCTCCACCTGTAAAAGTATGCGAAGAATCCCCTGAATAAATAAGCTTTTCTAACTTATACATCCAAGGATTTAAAACCATATAACCAATCATCCCGTAAACTATCGAAGGAATCCCAGCTAATAGCTCTACTGCTCCTTTTACTAGACCACGTGTTTTTGGTTTTGCTATTTCCGCTAAATTAACTGCTGTTAAAATACCAATTGGTACAGCTAAAATAACTGCCATTGTAACACCAATAATCGATGTTAAAATAATATATAAAATCCCATAAGATGGATCAGATGCAGTTGGCGCCCAATCAGTAGAAAATAGAATTTCTCCAAATCCTACTTCAAAAAATGTAGGTACACCCTTATAAAACATAAACGCTGTAATAAAAACTACGCTTACGATAGATACAACAGAACAGCCGCAAAATATCATTGCGGCTGTCTTTTCTACCATAGACTTAGTTTTTCTATTAGCGATAATAGATAACTTGTCTTTTTTCATGTATCGTTCTCCTAAATTACTCAGCTGAGATTAATCCTAATGTTGAAATGATAGCTTGTCCATCTTCACTAGAGATGAAATCAAATATAAATTGTACAGCTTCTGATTGTTCTTCAATAGTTCCTACTGTAGCCATTACGAATGGTCTAAATAATAAGTAAGTTCCATTAGAAATATTTTCAGAACTAGCTTCTGCTCCATCTAATGATAAAGCTTGAACATCTTCATAATCAGCAACAACATTTAATGATACATATCCAATAGCACCTTCTGTTTCTGTAACTTTCCCAATTACAGCACCAGTTGATTCGATTTCTTGCCCATATGCACATTCGTCTTCAACACCAACGATTTCTTCGAATGCTCCTCTTGTTCCTGAAGCACTATCACGTCCGATAACTACGATAGCCATATCTTCTCCACCAACTTCTGACCAGTTTGTGATTTCACCTTTATAGATTGCAGCTAAATCATCCATTGATAAATCAATTCCAGATGCATCCATATCAGCACTAACGATAACAGCAATTCCATCATAAGCAACAATGTTTTCAGTTAATGTTTCTAACTCTTCATCTTTTAAGTTTCTTGAAGCATTCCCAATATTAGCAGTTCCTTCGATAGCAGCAGCAGTTCCTGAACTTGATCCTGTGTATTCACAAGAAATTGTTAATTCTGGATTTGTTGAAGCTAATGTTTCAATAATTGATTCTACTAAATCTTCCATTGATGTTGAACCATTCATTGTAACAGTTCCTGATACAGCAGCAGTGTCATCTCCACTTTCACTGTCATCTGAGCTACATCCTGTAACTCCTAATGCAAGCATTAACACTAATGCTCCCGTTAATAATTTTTTCATTTTTATTTTCCCCTTTGGTTTTTTTAAAATTTCTTTCTTAGCTCTCTAAGACAGTTACTATATTACTCATTTTCAATACTTCTTAATAGCAATTTTCCATATACTTTATGTTAAGAATAGGTAAAGTTATAAAAAAACTAGAAAACTTTATTTGTTTTCTAGCTGATATAATGTATTTAATTGCAAAATTGTGTTAATTATTTCTTCTCTAAGGCTATTTGGAGCTAAAACTTCCATGTTTTTATTTAACATTAATAACCAAGCTACTAATCCTTGAGATTTAGTAACATCCATTATTTCTGCTTTATAATATCCTTCTACATCTTTCTTTACTTTAAAATTCTTACCAAATTGATTTACTACTTCTCTAGTTACCTCTTTTTTAAAACGAATCGTTAGATCAATCTGTTCATCACTGACAAACATATTAATAGCTTTATGAATATCTTGTGCCATATCATATTGTTCACTAATATCAATATATTCTGATTTATGCGTTTGTAATAAACGCATACGATCAATACGATAGGTACTTCTACTACCTTTTCTTTTATTAAAATATCCTATTAGATAATAATATTGTCCTTTTAATGTTATTTCATAAGGACTTACAATATAGATATTATTATGTTCTACATCATTTCCTTTTTTACTTTCTACTTCAATAAACTGTTTTCCTTTAATATTATAATCAACATAACGAAAAGCAATATTTTTCTTTTCACTAATCGCTTTTGTTAGAATAGTAATATTTAATAACAAACGACTATCTAAGCTTTCTATATTCTCATTAATAAAAAGACGATCTAATTGGTTTTGACTACTCATCGATAATAAACGATATTTTAAATCTTCTCGATCTTCTTTACTTAAATTAGGGTTTGATAGTGTGGCATCTAACATATATTGCATTTGTCCATCTGTAAAGTAATCATAAGATATATAATATCCTTTTTTTCTTTGTGCTAAAATATATTTGGTTTTTAATATAGGATAATAAAATTCATTAATACGACGAATAGTTTCATATACTGTTTTAATATCTACTTTCATTCCTTTTTCTAACAATAATGCTTGGATCCTTTTTGCACTAATTGGATCTTTCGATTCTTTAATAAATGTTAATACAAAATAACTACGTTCATTCATCTTAATGTCCTCCTAATGATAATGCATATTGTTTGGTAGTGTGTTTACATAACTTATGATATAAAAATGGATGTGTTGCAAATAATTCATCTGCATATTCTTCTATATCATTGCATTCTACTTGTTTTACATGTGGATATGCTTCTTTATGTCTGTTTTCGATACAATATATTTGTATTGCTAGTACATGATATTCTTTATGATTACAAGATTGACTAGTAGCGAGTAGTTCAATTACTTCTGCTAATCTTGATTGACTTTTATAGATTAAATGACGTACTAAACAATAGAACTGAATGTTTTTATCTTTTGTTTTCATTAATGTTTCAAATAATTGCCATTTATAATAGGCTACAGCTTGATGATAAGGTAATAAAATAGTTAGATAAACAATAGCTTCTTCTAATTCTTTTCCATCTTCTATTGTTTTAATATATTGTTTGAATAGTTTTAGTAGTTCTAATAATAGTTCTTCTTTTGATTCTAGTTGTTTTTTCCATTGAGATAGTTCAATAGAAGTATGTAGTAAATGATGTAATTCTATTTCATAGTCACTTTCTTTTGTTAGAAATAAAATATATTCTTTTATTTCTAACATTGATTTATATGTTGTTAGTTGATAGCTTTTGTTTTTCATCTTCGTCACCCCTTTGTTAAAAAGAGTATATCAAAGATTAAAAATAATTGTTTTTCTACTATTTATTTTAACACCGTTTTAATGGCTTTTAAATAAAAAAGTAACTCTATTTTATAGAATTACTTTCGATTATCTAAAAATGCTTTAATTTTAATAACTGCCTCTTTAATCTCTTCGATGCTATAAGCATAAGAAACACGAATAAATCCTTCTCCTGCTTTTCCAAAAGCAGTACCAGGGACACAAGCTACTAATTGTTCTTTTAGTAGTTCTTCACAGAATTGTTCTGATGTAAGTCCTGTTGATTTTATACAAGGGAAAACATAGAAAGCTCCTTGGGGCATAAATGTTTTTAATCCCATATCATTAAATGCTTTAACAATATAATTACGACGTAATTTATATTGTTCTACCATTTTTACAACTTCATTATCACAATTTTTCATTGCTTCAATAGCTCCATATTGAGCTGCAGTTGGTGCTGACATAATAACATATTGATGTATTTTATTCATTGCCGCAATAAGATCAGTATGTCCACAAACATATCCTAGTCTCCATCCAGTCATAGCATAAGCTTTTGAATAACCACTAATTAAGATTACTTGATCTTTTATTTCTGGAAAACTAGCCGGTGATACAAATTCTTGTTCATAACTTAATTCAGCGTAAATCTCATCACTAATTACAATAATTCCAGATTCTTTAATAATCGGAACTATCTTTTGATAGTCTTCTTTTGTCATAAACCCACCTGTAGGATTACTAGGGAAGTTTAATAAGATTGCTTTTGTTTTGTCAGTGATAGCTGCTTTTAATAATTCTGGTGTTAGTTTGAAATTATTATCTTCTTTTAGTTCAATCGTAACTTCTTTGCCACCAGCTAATTGTACTCCTGGTGTATAAGCAACATAACTAGGTTGTAATAGAATAACTTCATCTCCTGGATTAATTAAAGTACGAAAAGCGATATCAATGGCTTCTGATCCACCTACTGTAACAATAATATTATCTTCATAGTCATATTGTAATTGAAATCTTCTGTTTAAATATTTTGATATTTCTTGGCGTAATTGTGGTAATCCTTGGTTTGCAGTATAAAATGTTTTC from Tannockella kyphosi harbors:
- the pstC gene encoding phosphate ABC transporter permease subunit PstC, translated to MKKDKLSIIANRKTKSMVEKTAAMIFCGCSVVSIVSVVFITAFMFYKGVPTFFEVGFGEILFSTDWAPTASDPSYGILYIILTSIIGVTMAVILAVPIGILTAVNLAEIAKPKTRGLVKGAVELLAGIPSIVYGMIGYMVLNPWMYKLEKLIYSGDSSHTFTGGANLLSAVIVLAIMILPTLINITETALQAVPDDFRKSSYALGASKMQTIFKVVLPTAKTGIASAIVLGVGRAIGEAMAICVVAGNVVNFPWPFNSVRFLTTAIVTDMKYATGTHMSVLYAIALVLFVFIMVINIILTTIIKKGDLHD
- a CDS encoding phosphate ABC transporter substrate-binding protein, with the translated sequence MKKLLTGALVLMLALGVTGCSSDDSESGDDTAAVSGTVTMNGSTSMEDLVESIIETLASTNPELTISCEYTGSSSGTAAAIEGTANIGNASRNLKDEELETLTENIVAYDGIAVIVSADMDASGIDLSMDDLAAIYKGEITNWSEVGGEDMAIVVIGRDSASGTRGAFEEIVGVEDECAYGQEIESTGAVIGKVTETEGAIGYVSLNVVADYEDVQALSLDGAEASSENISNGTYLLFRPFVMATVGTIEEQSEAVQFIFDFISSEDGQAIISTLGLISAE
- a CDS encoding helix-turn-helix transcriptional regulator, whose product is MNERSYFVLTFIKESKDPISAKRIQALLLEKGMKVDIKTVYETIRRINEFYYPILKTKYILAQRKKGYYISYDYFTDGQMQYMLDATLSNPNLSKEDREDLKYRLLSMSSQNQLDRLFINENIESLDSRLLLNITILTKAISEKKNIAFRYVDYNIKGKQFIEVESKKGNDVEHNNIYIVSPYEITLKGQYYYLIGYFNKRKGSRSTYRIDRMRLLQTHKSEYIDISEQYDMAQDIHKAINMFVSDEQIDLTIRFKKEVTREVVNQFGKNFKVKKDVEGYYKAEIMDVTKSQGLVAWLLMLNKNMEVLAPNSLREEIINTILQLNTLYQLENK
- a CDS encoding aminotransferase class I/II-fold pyridoxal phosphate-dependent enzyme; the protein is MNMQDVLSDKVKSIAPSGIRKFFDLASKMEGVISLGVGEPDFDTPWSIREAAIYSIETGKTFYTANQGLPQLRQEISKYLNRRFQLQYDYEDNIIVTVGGSEAIDIAFRTLINPGDEVILLQPSYVAYTPGVQLAGGKEVTIELKEDNNFKLTPELLKAAITDKTKAILLNFPSNPTGGFMTKEDYQKIVPIIKESGIIVISDEIYAELSYEQEFVSPASFPEIKDQVILISGYSKAYAMTGWRLGYVCGHTDLIAAMNKIHQYVIMSAPTAAQYGAIEAMKNCDNEVVKMVEQYKLRRNYIVKAFNDMGLKTFMPQGAFYVFPCIKSTGLTSEQFCEELLKEQLVACVPGTAFGKAGEGFIRVSYAYSIEEIKEAVIKIKAFLDNRK